The DNA region GCAATAGCTTCATGGTTCATTATTCCGATGTTTTGCATTATTTTGATGTTTGGTTTGTTGAATCTCAGTTATGCACGATCTGCGCATGATCCACACGGATTTGAAGCCTGAGAATATTCTACTAGTCTCACCCGGGTACGTCAAAGTTCCGGAGTACAAGGTAGTTTGTTGTCTCATATTTCATTTTGTTGGGTCTTTAGGATGATTGGTCATGTGCTTGGTTTTTAGTCCGCAATATTCTGTACTTCTGTTACTTCCTGCCTGTGTTGTTTGGTTTGTCTTGGTCTTTATATTCTGTGTTAAAGTTGTCTGCTTACTACATTGTTGTTTTTTGTTTCTGTCCAGGATTCGTTGAGGTCCCAAAGTGGGTCCTACTACAAGAGAATTCCCAAGTCAAGTGCCATAAAGGTCATTGATTTTGGTAGCACAACTTATGACATACAGGGTCAGTCATACATTGTGTCAACCCGACATTACAGAGCTCCAGAAGTCATTTTAGGTACGGTAAAGTAACTAATGATATATTGTTTGTATTTACTGATACGGTAAAATTATTTTGCCTTTGTGATTACACTTTGTATCGACTTTTCTGAGCAGGACTTGGGTGGAGTTATCCTTGTGACATATGGAGTGTTGGTTGTATTTTAGTGGAACTTTGCACGGTATGTCAATTAAAAGTCTTGTATTCTAGGTTTTGTGGACATTTGACTGATTGTCTTTCTTTGTCTAACTGACTTAATAATTGATTTGCTTGTCATAACAGGGTGAAGCATTATTCCAAACACACGAGAACTTGGAACACCTCGCCATGATGGAGAGAGTCCTTGGACCCTTACCTCACCACATGTTGAAGAGAGCTGTGTAAGCTAGGGTTCTTGTGTGGCAACACAAATGAACAGATATTCAAGTAATTCTAAGTTGTGGTGCATTTTTATGCTTACAGTGGACATGCTGAGAAGTACATTAGAAGGGGCAGGTTGGACTGGCCCGAGGGAGCAACATCTAGAGATAGTATTAAAACTGTTTCAAAGCTGCCTCGGCTTCCAAACTTGATTATGCATCATGTAGACCATTCAGCTGGAGATCTCATTAAATTACTGCAAGGTCTTCTGAGATACGACCCTTCGGATAGAATGTCAGCTCGGGAAGCCCTCGGGCACCCCTTTTTCAAGGAATCATCTAGAACAGTTTTGATTTGATACCACATTTTGATGCCAGGGAAGAGGATGCAGTGCCATTTTTGACTCgctactaatattatatatatgcttttgaCACCCCA from Primulina huaijiensis isolate GDHJ02 unplaced genomic scaffold, ASM1229523v2 scaffold25443, whole genome shotgun sequence includes:
- the LOC140967516 gene encoding serine/threonine-protein kinase AFC2-like isoform X2; amino-acid sequence: MGEGTFGQVLECWDRERKEMVAIKVIRGVKKYRDAAMIEIDMLQQLCRHDEGAERCVRIWNWFDYRNHICIVFEKLGPSLYDFLRKNSYRSFPIDLVREIGRQLLECVAFMHDLRMIHTDLKPENILLVSPGYVKVPEYKDSLRSQSGSYYKRIPKSSAIKVIDFGSTTYDIQGQSYIVSTRHYRAPEVILGLGWSYPCDIWSVGCILVELCTGEALFQTHENLEHLAMMERVLGPLPHHMLKRAVGHAEKYIRRGRLDWPEGATSRDSIKTVSKLPRLPNLIMHHVDHSAGDLIKLLQGLLRYDPSDRMSAREALGHPFFKESSRTVLI
- the LOC140967516 gene encoding serine/threonine-protein kinase AFC2-like isoform X3, translating into MMKVLNVMHDLRMIHTDLKPENILLVSPGYVKVPEYKDSLRSQSGSYYKRIPKSSAIKVIDFGSTTYDIQGQSYIVSTRHYRAPEVILGLGWSYPCDIWSVGCILVELCTGEALFQTHENLEHLAMMERVLGPLPHHMLKRAVGHAEKYIRRGRLDWPEGATSRDSIKTVSKLPRLPNLIMHHVDHSAGDLIKLLQGLLRYDPSDRMSAREALGHPFFKESSRTVLI
- the LOC140967516 gene encoding serine/threonine-protein kinase AFC2-like isoform X1 — encoded protein: MEIERVTEFPMHQRPRKRPRLGWDVAPQQPEAQLGLFCGQEVGNLTSYAPSRTLSDHPSSLFLKDLARNVSPPLRADDEDGHYMFERGENLTSRYKIQSKMGEGTFGQVLECWDRERKEMVAIKVIRGVKKYRDAAMIEIDMLQQLCRHDEGAERCVRIWNWFDYRNHICIVFEKLGPSLYDFLRKNSYRSFPIDLVREIGRQLLECVAFMHDLRMIHTDLKPENILLVSPGYVKVPEYKDSLRSQSGSYYKRIPKSSAIKVIDFGSTTYDIQGQSYIVSTRHYRAPEVILGLGWSYPCDIWSVGCILVELCTGEALFQTHENLEHLAMMERVLGPLPHHMLKRAVGHAEKYIRRGRLDWPEGATSRDSIKTVSKLPRLPNLIMHHVDHSAGDLIKLLQGLLRYDPSDRMSAREALGHPFFKESSRTVLI